Proteins from a single region of Candidatus Zixiibacteriota bacterium:
- a CDS encoding TenA family transcriptional regulator, with amino-acid sequence MRSPRRLVLSDELIAKHSMVTDPPPQDSLFWKMWNACTQIAADALATGYIQGIKAGNLDPVKYGAFMVSDAYYCFNGAQDYLAAETRTSDPELKAYLLAKYSSYQKYNQTFPDIWHVRDARGVVPLDICKEYSAWESTVASHEDPVYTVVALLPCEYIWYWLANQLAPPTPGNLYAEWITDNDSPKGAYAMGNYLVKYMAENPGVIDETKAIQLYTQAITYEQKNFAAATA; translated from the coding sequence ATGAGAAGCCCAAGAAGATTAGTCCTTTCCGATGAACTCATAGCTAAACACAGTATGGTGACAGACCCTCCACCCCAGGATTCTCTTTTCTGGAAGATGTGGAACGCCTGTACGCAGATCGCTGCCGATGCTCTGGCCACCGGCTACATACAAGGAATCAAGGCGGGCAATCTTGATCCTGTCAAGTATGGCGCCTTCATGGTCAGCGACGCCTACTACTGCTTCAACGGAGCGCAGGATTACCTGGCCGCTGAAACTCGCACCAGCGATCCCGAACTTAAGGCCTACCTGTTGGCCAAGTATTCCAGTTACCAAAAATACAATCAGACGTTCCCGGATATATGGCATGTCAGGGACGCCAGGGGGGTGGTCCCGCTGGACATCTGCAAAGAGTACTCAGCGTGGGAGTCGACTGTCGCCTCCCACGAAGACCCGGTCTACACCGTTGTGGCCTTGCTTCCCTGTGAATACATTTGGTACTGGCTGGCCAACCAATTGGCCCCGCCCACGCCGGGCAATCTGTATGCTGAATGGATTACCGACAACGACTCGCCCAAGGGTGCCTACGCCATGGGTAACTACCTGGTCAAATACATGGCTGAAAACCCGGGTGTGATCGATGAAACCAAGGCAATCCAGCTTTACACTCAGGCGATTACCTATGAACAGAAGAACTTCGCGGCGGCGACCGCATAA